A single genomic interval of Agarivorans aestuarii harbors:
- the cynS gene encoding cyanase: protein MISSREEVTQQIVSTKVRKGIKWSEVASAIGLSKEWTTAACLGQMTFDKSQAETVGDIFELSDEAIAWLQIVPYKGSLPTAVPTDPLIYRWYEVVNVYGSTIKELIHEEFGDGIMSAIDFSMDIKREADPKGDRVNVVLSGKFLPYKTY, encoded by the coding sequence ATGATATCAAGTAGAGAAGAAGTAACTCAACAAATTGTATCAACCAAGGTGAGAAAAGGCATTAAGTGGAGCGAGGTAGCCAGTGCCATTGGTTTATCTAAAGAGTGGACAACTGCAGCGTGTTTAGGGCAAATGACCTTTGATAAAAGCCAAGCTGAAACCGTGGGAGATATTTTTGAGCTAAGTGACGAAGCCATCGCGTGGTTACAAATTGTGCCTTATAAAGGCTCACTGCCTACCGCTGTACCAACCGATCCGCTTATCTACCGTTGGTATGAAGTCGTAAATGTATACGGCAGCACCATTAAAGAGCTCATTCACGAAGAGTTTGGCGATGGCATTATGAGCGCTATTGATTTCTCGATGGACATTAAGCGTGAAGCCGATCCTAAAGGTGATAGAGTAAACGTAGTGTTGTCGGGTAAGTTTTTACCTTACAAAACCTACTAA
- a CDS encoding DUF2999 family protein: protein MNPILAMLRENNISDQQTSELFEVLTQNPLAAMATISQLGLPQEQLQLLMGQVMQNPALIKEAVEELGLDFAKVEAAKELLNK from the coding sequence ATGAACCCAATTCTTGCCATGTTGAGAGAGAACAATATTAGTGACCAGCAAACCAGTGAGCTTTTTGAAGTGCTTACTCAAAACCCCCTTGCTGCTATGGCAACTATTAGCCAATTAGGTTTGCCTCAAGAACAATTGCAATTGCTGATGGGACAGGTGATGCAGAACCCAGCTTTGATTAAAGAAGCAGTAGAAGAACTAGGTTTAGACTTTGCCAAAGTAGAGGCAGCTAAAGAACTGCTTAATAAATAA
- a CDS encoding CNNM domain-containing protein: protein MFLLVSFLCLAIIVSFLCSVLEAVLLSVSPSYIQLQQQQYPKVAERLAKLKASIDKPLAAILTLNTVAHTAGAAGVGAQVAELYGSQYLAISSAIMTVLVLVLSEIVPKTLGVTYWRQLAPFASWLLPLMIKTFYPFVWLSDRITARIGKQQEDFSSLRDEISALAELGHQQGVIEQGESQVLRNLLQLEKLKITEVMTPRAVVQRVELNSTVASFVEEHLSQPFSRFPVYQGERDNFVSYVHKQDVLGAAASGKGDTQISDYSRKLLMLPASVSVRHAYQSLLQARELIAAVVNEYGEVQGLLTMEDIIETLLGQEITDETDAIEDMQRLARFQWLRRLRSKNQRYSR from the coding sequence GTGTTTCTTTTAGTAAGTTTTTTGTGTCTTGCTATTATTGTTTCATTTTTGTGTTCTGTGCTAGAGGCGGTGCTACTTAGCGTTTCTCCTAGCTATATTCAGCTGCAACAGCAGCAATATCCTAAAGTTGCAGAGCGGCTCGCCAAGTTAAAGGCGAGTATCGATAAGCCGCTGGCGGCGATTCTTACTCTAAATACTGTTGCTCACACTGCCGGTGCCGCTGGCGTGGGTGCACAAGTAGCCGAACTTTATGGCTCACAATACTTAGCCATTTCATCGGCAATTATGACGGTACTGGTATTGGTATTGTCTGAAATTGTGCCTAAAACCTTAGGAGTAACTTACTGGCGCCAGCTTGCGCCGTTTGCCTCTTGGTTGCTGCCTTTGATGATTAAAACGTTTTACCCTTTTGTGTGGTTAAGTGATCGCATCACTGCACGTATTGGTAAACAGCAAGAAGATTTTTCAAGCTTGCGTGACGAAATTAGTGCTTTAGCTGAATTGGGCCACCAGCAAGGTGTGATTGAGCAAGGCGAGTCGCAAGTATTACGTAATCTACTTCAACTAGAAAAGTTAAAGATAACTGAAGTGATGACCCCGCGCGCGGTAGTGCAGCGTGTTGAACTAAACAGCACCGTGGCAAGCTTTGTTGAAGAGCACTTAAGCCAGCCGTTTTCTCGTTTTCCGGTATACCAAGGTGAGCGCGACAACTTTGTCTCTTACGTGCATAAACAAGATGTTTTAGGCGCTGCTGCAAGCGGCAAAGGCGACACACAAATAAGTGATTACTCGCGTAAGTTGCTAATGCTGCCAGCTAGCGTAAGTGTTAGGCATGCTTATCAAAGCTTGTTACAGGCTCGAGAGCTTATTGCAGCGGTAGTGAACGAATACGGTGAAGTGCAAGGCTTACTTACCATGGAAGACATTATTGAAACCCTGTTAGGCCAAGAGATTACCGACGAAACTGATGCTATTGAAGACATGCAACGTTTAGCTCGCTTCCAGTGGTTACGCCGTTTACGCAGCAAAAACCAACGCTATAGTCGATAA
- the smpB gene encoding SsrA-binding protein SmpB produces MSKKKSKSKAGSNTIALNKKARHEYRIEDKFEAGMELQGWEVKSMRTGKVNIAESYVYVRDGEAFVSGLNIQPLISASTHVVADPTRIRKLLLNRRELDKLIGAVERQGYTIVATALYWKGSWAKLEVGLAKGKKDQDKREDEKDREWQRTKDRVMKHSFR; encoded by the coding sequence ATGAGTAAGAAAAAATCAAAATCAAAAGCTGGTTCCAATACCATTGCGCTAAACAAAAAAGCGCGTCATGAATACCGTATCGAAGACAAATTTGAAGCGGGTATGGAACTACAAGGCTGGGAAGTAAAATCCATGCGAACCGGAAAGGTAAATATCGCCGAGAGCTACGTATACGTGCGCGACGGTGAAGCCTTTGTTTCTGGTTTAAACATTCAACCACTAATTTCAGCCTCAACCCATGTTGTGGCAGACCCAACACGCATTCGCAAACTGCTTCTTAATCGCCGAGAGCTAGATAAGCTTATTGGTGCGGTTGAGCGCCAAGGCTATACCATTGTTGCAACGGCTTTATACTGGAAAGGCTCTTGGGCCAAACTAGAAGTAGGCTTAGCCAAAGGTAAGAAAGACCAAGACAAGCGAGAAGATGAAAAAGATCGCGAATGGCAACGCACTAAAGACCGCGTAATGAAGCACAGCTTCAGATAG
- a CDS encoding SRPBCC family protein, with amino-acid sequence MPQVNRSALVMFSAKQMYQLVNDINAYPEFLPGCVNSEILEESTSSMVAEVGVAKAGIKNKFVTKNTLTEDQSIQMKLVDGPFKSLTGVWNFVALDEQACKVMLDLDFEFSNKLIAAAFGRVFNELAGNMVQAFVERAKQVY; translated from the coding sequence ATGCCGCAAGTAAACCGTAGTGCCTTAGTGATGTTTAGCGCTAAGCAAATGTACCAATTAGTTAATGATATAAACGCTTATCCCGAGTTTTTACCTGGGTGTGTGAATAGTGAAATATTAGAAGAAAGTACTTCTAGCATGGTAGCTGAAGTTGGGGTTGCCAAAGCAGGCATAAAAAATAAGTTTGTGACTAAAAACACCCTTACTGAAGATCAGTCCATTCAAATGAAATTGGTGGACGGTCCGTTTAAATCGTTAACTGGGGTATGGAACTTTGTGGCCTTGGACGAGCAAGCTTGTAAAGTGATGTTGGATTTAGATTTTGAGTTTAGCAACAAACTAATAGCGGCGGCGTTTGGCCGTGTATTTAATGAATTAGCCGGCAATATGGTGCAAGCCTTTGTTGAGCGGGCCAAGCAGGTATATTAA
- a CDS encoding RnfH family protein: MSDLINVEVVYGLPEHQVLLALKVEQGCSILEAIHQSGIVQHFPEIEPEKASVGIFSRAAKLAQELRDGDRVEIYRPLIADPKELRKIRAERAKAEGRASKVTGGRPKAKTKDS; this comes from the coding sequence GTGTCGGATCTAATAAATGTAGAAGTGGTTTATGGCTTGCCAGAGCATCAAGTATTGTTGGCGCTAAAGGTTGAGCAGGGTTGCAGTATTTTGGAGGCCATTCATCAATCTGGCATTGTGCAGCATTTTCCTGAAATAGAGCCTGAGAAGGCCTCGGTTGGCATTTTTAGCCGAGCAGCAAAACTCGCTCAGGAATTAAGAGATGGTGATAGAGTTGAAATATATCGCCCATTGATAGCAGACCCTAAAGAGTTGCGAAAAATTCGTGCCGAGCGGGCCAAAGCAGAGGGGCGAGCCAGTAAGGTAACTGGCGGCAGGCCAAAAGCCAAAACTAAAGATAGCTGA
- a CDS encoding IS3 family transposase (programmed frameshift) has product MTTPINSSRKRTQRDYTLAFKLGVVERVEKGEMTYKQAQARFGIQGRSTVLVWLRKHGRLDWSKPFQHPLMPNSKETPAETIKRLERELAEEKLRNQILNGMVDIMDNEYGAGLRKKLLIRYIWQAKTDSEINLAAACRAAGISRQSIYQAVARMENRRATLSVIKDWVQYWRKYMPRLGVRKLYVLIKPKLLEHDIKLGRDGLFTYLRREGLLVKPKRSFTKTTFSKHWMKKHPNLLKEEGLHDAEHVLVSDMTYLESDQGVHYLSLVTDAASRKIVGHHLSDDMKADSVVKALKMAVKDKRYIANAVHHSDRGSQYCSAAYQDELLINQIRPSMTDGNDCYQNALAERINGILKQEFLLYRCKTLKEMKILVKESIAIYNAMRPHLSLNMETPNQVHNRKGKLLELA; this is encoded by the exons ATGACAACACCCATTAACTCAAGCCGTAAGCGCACACAACGAGATTACACCTTGGCCTTTAAATTAGGTGTCGTAGAGCGCGTCGAAAAAGGCGAAATGACTTACAAACAAGCTCAAGCCCGATTTGGCATTCAGGGTCGTTCAACAGTACTGGTTTGGCTCAGAAAACATGGTAGGCTTGATTGGTCAAAACCATTTCAGCATCCCCTTATGCCTAATTCAAAAGAAACGCCAGCCGAAACAATCAAGCGCCTTGAGCGTGAGTTAGCCGAAGAGAAGCTACGTAACCAAATCCTCAATGGTATGGTCGATATCATGGACAATGAATACGGAGCGGGCCTTAGAAAAAAGT TACTTATCCGGTACATCTGGCAAGCGAAAACCGACAGCGAAATAAATCTAGCTGCTGCATGTCGCGCGGCGGGTATTTCACGGCAATCTATTTATCAGGCGGTCGCCCGAATGGAAAACCGTAGAGCGACGTTATCGGTCATCAAAGACTGGGTACAGTACTGGCGTAAATATATGCCGCGATTGGGTGTACGCAAGCTCTACGTGTTGATAAAGCCTAAACTCCTTGAGCACGACATTAAACTTGGACGAGATGGGCTCTTTACCTATTTGAGACGTGAGGGTTTGCTGGTTAAACCAAAGAGAAGCTTCACCAAAACGACATTCAGCAAGCACTGGATGAAGAAACATCCTAACCTGCTGAAAGAGGAAGGATTACATGATGCAGAGCATGTACTGGTTAGCGACATGACCTATCTTGAATCAGACCAAGGTGTGCACTATCTGTCGTTGGTGACCGATGCCGCTTCTCGTAAAATAGTCGGTCATCACTTGAGTGATGACATGAAAGCTGACAGCGTAGTGAAGGCCCTGAAAATGGCGGTTAAAGATAAGCGCTATATCGCTAACGCGGTACACCACTCAGACCGAGGCTCACAATACTGCTCGGCAGCTTATCAGGATGAACTGTTGATAAACCAAATTCGACCATCGATGACAGACGGTAATGATTGCTACCAAAATGCGTTGGCGGAAAGGATAAACGGAATACTGAAGCAGGAGTTTTTACTGTACCGATGTAAAACGCTTAAAGAAATGAAGATACTTGTAAAAGAATCGATAGCGATATACAACGCTATGAGGCCGCATCTGAGTTTAAATATGGAAACGCCCAATCAGGTGCACAATAGAAAAGGCAAGCTACTGGAGCTGGCCTAA
- a CDS encoding outer membrane protein assembly factor BamE: MRFTAKIFVLLASIGLSGCSAFDWMVYKIDIPQGNYIDDAKVEQLRINMTKEQVRFVLGTPMLIDAFDKERWYYLYSYQSGNGDFEKRDLVIQFVNDHLAFIEGDYEVSEDFMQPLDAG, translated from the coding sequence ATGCGTTTTACTGCCAAAATTTTTGTTCTACTAGCCAGCATTGGCCTAAGTGGCTGTTCTGCCTTCGACTGGATGGTATATAAAATTGATATTCCACAAGGCAACTACATTGATGATGCCAAAGTAGAGCAGCTCCGCATTAACATGACTAAGGAGCAAGTGCGTTTTGTACTAGGTACTCCAATGTTAATTGACGCCTTCGATAAAGAACGTTGGTATTACTTATACAGCTATCAAAGTGGCAACGGTGATTTTGAAAAGCGCGACTTAGTGATCCAATTTGTGAATGACCACTTAGCCTTCATCGAAGGTGACTACGAAGTCAGCGAAGACTTTATGCAACCGCTCGACGCCGGTTAA
- the recN gene encoding DNA repair protein RecN, whose product MLTQLSVQNFAIVRFLELDLHQGMTTITGETGAGKSIAIDALGLCLGNRAEASVVRQGADKAEISAQFDLSNNQGAQLWLQQNELLSDDECILRRVITKEGRSKAYINGTAVPAAQLKSLGQYLVSIHGQHAHQLLLKPSQQLSIVDQYAAHPQLIQDVKQAYQAWKSLCNEKELAEQQQNELAAQRQLLEYQVKELDEFALQPGEYQTIEQQHQCLSHSTELQQSSYQLTQLLGHDEQVNVLDMLGQACKTTSQLLELDPKLDAINNLLHEAQIQVEEATQQLSSYSEQLDYDPELFAELEERLSQALELARKHQTNPEQLPELHQQLQHQLEQLSQQTERFEHLAEDIDKAWQLYLAKANKLSKSRERAANSLSKQITKEIHKLSMAKAQCEFSLQSDEQFTNANGIDRIELLVRTNPGQPMQAIEKVASGGELSRIGLAIQVICSASILTPTLIFDEVDVGISGPTAAVVGGMLRQLGKQCQVLCVTHLPQVAGHGHQQMLVSKQQKKNETITNMQALDTEQRIGELARLLAGDEITASALANAQELLIKD is encoded by the coding sequence ATGCTCACTCAATTAAGCGTACAAAATTTTGCGATTGTTCGGTTTCTTGAACTCGACCTACACCAAGGTATGACCACCATCACTGGTGAAACTGGTGCTGGTAAATCTATTGCCATTGATGCGTTAGGCCTATGTTTAGGCAATCGCGCCGAAGCCTCAGTAGTTAGGCAAGGCGCAGATAAAGCCGAAATTAGTGCTCAATTTGATTTAAGCAATAACCAAGGTGCCCAGCTTTGGCTGCAACAAAATGAACTGCTAAGTGATGATGAGTGTATTCTGCGCCGAGTTATCACCAAAGAGGGACGCTCGAAAGCCTATATTAATGGAACAGCGGTACCCGCTGCGCAGTTAAAAAGCTTGGGCCAATACCTTGTCAGTATTCATGGCCAGCACGCCCATCAACTATTATTAAAGCCAAGTCAGCAGTTAAGCATTGTTGACCAATATGCAGCTCACCCTCAACTTATTCAAGACGTTAAACAAGCCTACCAAGCTTGGAAAAGCTTATGTAACGAGAAAGAGCTAGCAGAACAACAGCAAAATGAATTGGCTGCACAACGTCAGTTACTTGAATACCAAGTCAAAGAGTTAGATGAGTTCGCCCTACAGCCCGGTGAATACCAAACGATTGAGCAGCAGCATCAATGTTTGTCTCATAGCACCGAGCTACAACAATCAAGCTATCAACTTACTCAGCTACTTGGCCACGATGAGCAAGTAAACGTATTAGATATGCTAGGCCAAGCCTGCAAAACAACCAGCCAACTGCTCGAATTAGACCCTAAACTAGATGCAATCAATAACCTATTGCACGAAGCTCAAATCCAAGTAGAAGAAGCCACTCAGCAGTTAAGTAGTTACAGTGAGCAATTGGATTACGACCCAGAGTTATTTGCAGAATTAGAAGAGCGTTTAAGCCAAGCCTTAGAGCTTGCAAGGAAACACCAAACAAACCCAGAACAACTGCCAGAGCTGCATCAACAGTTACAACATCAACTAGAACAACTAAGCCAACAAACAGAACGCTTTGAACACCTTGCCGAAGATATTGATAAGGCATGGCAACTATATTTAGCTAAAGCCAACAAGCTGTCTAAAAGTCGTGAGCGCGCTGCTAATAGCTTAAGCAAACAAATCACCAAAGAAATTCATAAATTAAGCATGGCAAAAGCCCAGTGTGAGTTTTCTTTACAAAGTGATGAGCAATTTACCAACGCCAACGGTATTGACCGAATTGAACTGCTGGTGCGCACTAACCCAGGCCAACCTATGCAGGCCATCGAAAAGGTCGCATCCGGCGGCGAGCTCTCACGCATAGGCTTAGCGATTCAGGTAATTTGTTCTGCCAGTATCTTAACCCCAACGCTAATTTTTGATGAAGTGGATGTAGGCATTAGCGGCCCAACTGCTGCAGTAGTTGGCGGCATGTTGCGCCAGCTAGGTAAACAATGCCAAGTATTGTGTGTCACCCACTTACCGCAAGTTGCAGGCCACGGTCATCAACAAATGCTGGTAAGCAAACAGCAAAAGAAAAACGAAACGATAACAAACATGCAAGCCTTGGATACAGAACAGCGCATTGGAGAACTAGCCCGCTTGCTTGCAGGTGATGAAATTACCGCTTCGGCGCTAGCAAACGCGCAAGAATTATTGATTAAGGATTGA
- a CDS encoding glycoside hydrolase family 53 protein, whose translation MNSRIKTALLFMVFIVAGCQSANQPTSSDNNASITAPDLRHNFIRGMDISMLPEIEALGGKYYQNSIEQDLVTILKNHGVNSIRARLWVAPSSSNGEPFGGGNNDLARSIELGIRAHQNDMSFLLDIHYSDFWADPKKQSKPQGWETLTFDNLKQKVYDYTAEIMQAHQAAGVVPDMVQIGNELNGGMLWPDGKSWGQDGNEFERLSQLLNAGIQAVHDNNSGKDIQIILHLAEAGNNQTFRWWFDEISEQGVDFDIIGMSYYPWWHGPVEHVRTNMEDLIARYNKPVLLVETAFPFTHENGDSLANSYSSADPIEGYQINVSGQAQFLVDIMSLVNELPNNMGLGIYYWEPAWLPIQGATWSTNAGMEYSGDQWGLGNSWENQALFDFEGNALPSLEVFKQQE comes from the coding sequence ATGAACTCGAGAATAAAGACAGCGCTATTGTTTATGGTGTTTATTGTTGCCGGCTGCCAGTCTGCGAACCAACCTACTAGCAGCGATAACAATGCCAGCATCACCGCTCCTGATCTTAGACATAACTTCATTCGTGGAATGGATATCTCGATGCTGCCTGAGATTGAAGCGCTGGGAGGAAAGTACTACCAAAACAGTATCGAGCAAGATCTAGTGACTATCCTAAAAAACCATGGCGTAAATTCTATTCGCGCAAGATTATGGGTTGCCCCTAGCTCTAGTAACGGTGAACCATTTGGGGGTGGCAACAATGACCTTGCGCGCTCCATTGAGCTTGGCATACGTGCTCATCAAAACGATATGTCATTCCTGCTAGATATCCACTACAGCGATTTTTGGGCAGATCCTAAAAAACAAAGTAAACCCCAAGGCTGGGAAACCCTTACCTTTGATAACCTAAAACAGAAAGTATACGACTATACTGCCGAGATAATGCAAGCCCACCAAGCCGCAGGTGTTGTGCCAGACATGGTGCAAATTGGTAACGAATTAAATGGGGGAATGCTTTGGCCAGATGGAAAAAGCTGGGGACAAGATGGCAATGAGTTTGAGCGCTTATCGCAACTACTCAATGCAGGAATTCAAGCTGTACATGACAACAACAGTGGCAAAGATATTCAAATCATACTGCACCTCGCAGAAGCAGGTAACAACCAAACGTTTCGTTGGTGGTTTGATGAAATAAGTGAGCAAGGTGTCGACTTCGACATTATAGGCATGTCTTACTACCCGTGGTGGCATGGCCCGGTAGAACACGTAAGAACCAACATGGAAGATCTAATTGCTCGTTATAACAAGCCAGTGTTACTTGTTGAAACAGCCTTCCCTTTCACACATGAAAATGGCGACTCACTAGCCAACAGTTACTCAAGTGCAGATCCAATAGAAGGCTATCAAATAAACGTAAGTGGGCAAGCACAATTTCTAGTAGACATAATGTCGTTAGTTAACGAGCTTCCAAATAATATGGGCTTAGGCATCTACTACTGGGAGCCCGCGTGGCTACCTATTCAAGGGGCCACTTGGTCGACAAACGCAGGCATGGAATACAGCGGCGATCAATGGGGCCTAGGGAACTCATGGGAAAACCAAGCCCTGTTTGATTTTGAAGGCAATGCCTTACCCTCTTTAGAGGTTTTTAAACAGCAAGAGTAA
- a CDS encoding extracellular solute-binding protein codes for MLNKRLSLSALALSVGAMVSAQANAETLRLLTWGGYAPQEVIEMFEKETGIEVKVTKSNNEDMISKLRATGGSGFDLAQPSQDRITGVQQQFGIYQPIDLARIEQAQIITSMLDATKKNTAVGEQVFGVPHVWGTSGLVVNGEMAKDVADYTDLCQQRYQGKISYRLKRPTLIGFAFALGEDPFAAYADPVKYQEILNKVEKTLVECKPLVKTYWSGGDELMNLMRSNEVVAAMAWDAGGWKLNRDQQNIQFVAPKSGALGWIDTFAIPKKSKAVDAAYKWINFVMRPEVAAKITEAAGNFTASKGSDAYVNELAKSQFNASFSSDDIDNIKWYPAVPAGLEAMEGKVLDRVQAAN; via the coding sequence ATGTTGAATAAACGTTTATCATTAAGTGCGCTGGCACTTAGCGTGGGCGCAATGGTAAGTGCGCAGGCCAATGCTGAAACTTTACGTTTGCTTACTTGGGGCGGCTATGCACCACAAGAAGTTATCGAAATGTTTGAGAAAGAAACCGGCATTGAAGTAAAAGTAACTAAATCAAACAACGAAGACATGATCTCTAAACTTCGCGCTACTGGCGGCTCGGGTTTTGATTTAGCCCAACCTAGCCAAGATCGAATCACTGGTGTGCAACAGCAGTTTGGCATTTATCAGCCTATTGATTTAGCCCGTATTGAGCAGGCCCAAATAATTACCTCAATGTTAGATGCTACTAAAAAGAATACTGCTGTAGGTGAGCAAGTGTTTGGTGTTCCTCATGTGTGGGGAACCAGCGGCTTGGTAGTAAATGGTGAAATGGCAAAAGATGTGGCCGATTACACCGACCTATGTCAGCAGCGGTACCAGGGTAAAATTTCTTATCGCTTAAAGCGCCCAACCTTAATCGGTTTTGCTTTTGCATTGGGTGAAGATCCGTTTGCTGCTTACGCTGATCCCGTTAAGTACCAAGAAATATTGAACAAAGTTGAAAAGACTCTGGTTGAATGTAAGCCTTTGGTTAAGACTTACTGGTCTGGCGGCGACGAGTTAATGAACTTAATGCGCTCTAATGAAGTAGTTGCCGCTATGGCTTGGGATGCTGGCGGTTGGAAGCTAAATCGCGATCAACAGAATATCCAGTTTGTAGCACCTAAATCTGGAGCTTTGGGTTGGATTGATACTTTTGCCATTCCTAAAAAATCTAAAGCAGTAGATGCTGCGTACAAGTGGATTAACTTTGTTATGCGCCCTGAAGTAGCAGCTAAAATTACCGAAGCTGCAGGTAACTTCACCGCCTCTAAAGGTTCAGATGCTTACGTAAACGAACTGGCGAAGTCGCAGTTTAATGCCAGCTTTAGTAGCGACGACATCGACAACATTAAGTGGTACCCCGCTGTTCCTGCTGGTTTAGAAGCAATGGAAGGCAAAGTACTGGATCGCGTACAAGCGGCCAACTAG
- a CDS encoding ABC transporter ATP-binding protein: MAANAKYDLECKHLSKHFSEFTAVDKLNFSVEAGSFFSILGPSGCGKTTLLRMLAGFESPSEGEIQIHQKRVNELAPNKRPVNMVFQHLALFPNMNVSENIAYGLKRRGVKANERQHKIKDVLERVGLDGSQNKQITQLSGGQKQRIAIARSLVLEPRLLLLDEPLGALDLKLREKMKVELKHLQREFGTTFIYITHDQSEALVMSDKVAVMNNGRFEQVASPQQLYYQPNTAFVAKFVGQTNAHSAVVCEQRQGVALLKTARGRHLIVATTIDQAEKSVVDVFVRPEAIGICEAGREVQADNQFDVEVEECLFDGASSTLVVKDTHHQDSYRVAPGASFSLQHIVPGSKLRIFWDAKQAICISQEVKGES; encoded by the coding sequence ATGGCGGCAAACGCTAAATATGATCTTGAATGTAAACACCTTTCCAAGCATTTCTCAGAATTTACAGCAGTAGATAAGCTTAATTTCTCGGTTGAGGCTGGCTCATTTTTCTCTATTTTAGGCCCTTCTGGCTGCGGTAAAACCACCTTATTAAGAATGTTGGCTGGCTTTGAATCACCCAGTGAAGGTGAGATTCAGATCCATCAAAAGCGGGTTAACGAGCTAGCGCCAAATAAGCGTCCAGTGAATATGGTTTTTCAGCACTTGGCTCTTTTTCCGAACATGAATGTGTCGGAGAACATTGCTTACGGATTAAAGCGCCGTGGTGTTAAAGCCAACGAGCGACAGCATAAGATTAAAGATGTGTTAGAGCGAGTGGGCTTAGATGGCAGTCAAAACAAGCAAATTACTCAGTTATCGGGCGGGCAAAAACAACGCATTGCGATTGCCCGCAGCTTAGTACTGGAGCCTCGATTACTGCTGCTTGATGAGCCCTTAGGCGCACTAGATTTAAAATTGCGTGAAAAGATGAAAGTTGAGCTAAAGCACTTGCAGCGCGAATTTGGCACAACCTTTATCTACATTACTCACGATCAATCTGAAGCCTTGGTGATGTCAGATAAGGTGGCGGTAATGAACAATGGCCGCTTTGAACAGGTAGCCAGTCCGCAGCAGCTGTATTATCAACCGAATACGGCGTTTGTGGCCAAATTCGTTGGCCAAACCAATGCGCATTCAGCAGTGGTGTGTGAACAACGACAAGGTGTTGCTTTACTTAAAACCGCTCGGGGTCGCCACCTGATCGTAGCGACTACTATTGATCAAGCAGAAAAGTCGGTGGTGGATGTATTTGTGCGGCCAGAAGCCATTGGAATTTGTGAAGCGGGAAGGGAAGTTCAAGCCGATAACCAGTTTGATGTAGAAGTTGAAGAATGCTTGTTTGATGGCGCAAGTTCCACCTTGGTAGTTAAAGATACTCACCATCAAGACAGTTATCGAGTGGCTCCAGGTGCTAGTTTTTCTTTGCAGCACATAGTTCCGGGCAGTAAGTTACGAATATTTTGGGATGCTAAGCAAGCAATCTGTATTAGCCAAGAGGTGAAGGGTGAAAGCTAA
- a CDS encoding ABC transporter permease translates to MKAKGLGFYLLLLPFVLWFVLLIVLPHLQMLELSFIKRDYVAGDSVGWYQYQQFLGEPLYWRTLLRTVWMSLLATFITLLVSFPVAFFIAKVAQGKIKRLLLLSCLLPFWVSELVRTYGWMILLRESGVISQGLMALGLTEQPIEFLYNDVSMLVGLVYTSMLFMVVPLVSTLEGLDQSLIEAGYDLGGNGWNVTTSIIVPYAMPGIVSGCIMVFMLCLGNYLTPRLLGGKDSLWFTEQIFTQFITRFNWELGAAFGVILLLVSSLVVALGLKLSGQSFSRTLGR, encoded by the coding sequence GTGAAAGCTAAAGGGCTTGGGTTTTACTTATTACTGCTTCCTTTTGTGCTGTGGTTTGTTCTGCTTATTGTATTGCCACATTTGCAGATGCTAGAGCTGTCTTTCATCAAACGGGATTATGTGGCAGGGGACAGCGTAGGTTGGTACCAATACCAACAGTTTTTGGGCGAGCCGCTTTATTGGCGAACCTTATTACGTACAGTGTGGATGTCGTTGTTAGCCACTTTTATAACCTTGTTAGTGAGCTTTCCAGTGGCATTTTTCATTGCAAAAGTGGCTCAAGGTAAAATTAAACGTTTGCTGTTGTTAAGTTGCTTACTGCCTTTCTGGGTAAGTGAGTTAGTGCGCACTTACGGTTGGATGATATTGCTACGTGAGTCTGGTGTGATTAGCCAAGGTTTAATGGCTCTGGGTTTAACCGAGCAACCGATTGAATTTTTGTACAACGATGTGAGCATGTTAGTTGGGTTGGTGTATACATCAATGTTGTTCATGGTGGTGCCATTGGTAAGTACTTTAGAAGGCTTAGATCAAAGCTTAATAGAAGCCGGTTACGATTTGGGCGGCAATGGTTGGAACGTTACTACCTCAATAATTGTCCCTTATGCTATGCCCGGCATTGTATCGGGTTGCATCATGGTGTTTATGCTTTGCCTAGGAAACTATTTAACTCCGCGTTTATTAGGTGGAAAAGATAGCCTTTGGTTTACCGAACAGATTTTTACTCAGTTTATTACGCGTTTTAATTGGGAATTAGGCGCTGCCTTTGGGGTGATTTTATTGCTGGTTTCGTCTTTAGTTGTGGCGCTGGGTTTAAAGCTAAGTGGCCAATCATTCAGTCGTACTTTGGGACGCTAG